Proteins from a single region of Verrucomicrobiia bacterium:
- a CDS encoding methyltransferase domain-containing protein, whose amino-acid sequence MEPEKDYILGTHDEEIERLGLQHRVWRPKVLDAWKRAGLTIGQTILDTGCGPGYASLDLAEITGPSGKVFAIDRSRRFLDALEATSKQRGLKNISTFELDLDDSELPAVQADGAWCRWVLAFVKHPRKLVQRIAGALKPGAFFVSHEYFDYRTWRFAPHSPIHEEFVRLVVKSWRDAGGEPDIGLSLPGWLSELGFKIKTLNPIIEIFPKTSYWWQWPKAFVDVGTRRLVDLGLISPERARAIAEDFAAREAQPGTLMITPGVLEIIAVRK is encoded by the coding sequence ATGGAGCCGGAAAAGGACTACATCCTCGGCACCCACGACGAGGAAATCGAGCGCCTCGGTCTGCAGCACCGGGTCTGGCGGCCGAAGGTGCTGGACGCTTGGAAACGGGCGGGGCTTACCATAGGCCAGACGATTCTGGACACTGGCTGCGGCCCGGGATATGCCTCGCTCGATTTGGCCGAAATCACAGGCCCTTCCGGAAAAGTTTTTGCCATCGACCGCTCGCGGCGGTTTCTCGACGCATTGGAAGCCACTTCCAAACAGCGCGGGCTGAAAAACATTTCGACTTTTGAACTGGATTTGGACGACTCGGAATTGCCCGCCGTCCAAGCGGACGGCGCCTGGTGCCGCTGGGTTTTGGCGTTCGTCAAACATCCGCGCAAGCTGGTCCAGCGCATCGCCGGGGCTTTGAAACCGGGCGCCTTTTTTGTCTCCCACGAATATTTCGACTATCGCACTTGGCGGTTTGCGCCTCATTCTCCAATACACGAGGAATTTGTCCGGCTGGTGGTCAAAAGCTGGCGCGACGCGGGCGGCGAACCGGACATCGGGCTTTCCCTCCCCGGCTGGCTCTCGGAATTGGGATTCAAAATAAAAACACTGAACCCGATAATCGAAATCTTTCCCAAAACCAGCTACTGGTGGCAATGGCCAAAAGCGTTTGTGGATGTCGGCACACGCCGATTGGTGGATTTGGGACTTATCTCGCCGGAGCGCGCCCGGGCCATTGCGGAGGACTTTGCCGCCCGCGAAGCCCAGCCCGGCACGCTGATGATAACGCCGGGGGTGTTGGAGATTATTGCGGTTCGGAAGTAA
- the speB gene encoding agmatinase has translation MADALHFHHNNFLGIPPEFSSPKSPFVILPVGYDSTTSYKAGTREGPAAILAASRQVETYDDELGFEPYEAGIYTHPSLEITTKGPKEMVERVYRAVLPLARKKKKVAMLGGEHSLTFGTVRAYKQIYKNLSVLQIDAHADLRDSFEDSPYNHACVMRRITELCPTVGVGIRNYSIDEAKFIKAKKIPVVSAYSFISGETSIDEILDRLTDTVYLTFDLDGFDPSFMPAVGTPEPGGVGWYETLKLLRFLAERKRVVGFDVMELCPLPGQISSDFIAAKLVYKIIGYLVAAGKRPA, from the coding sequence TTGGCTGACGCCCTCCATTTTCATCACAATAATTTTTTAGGGATTCCGCCGGAATTTTCCTCCCCAAAATCCCCATTCGTCATCCTGCCGGTCGGCTACGATTCCACCACTTCCTACAAGGCCGGTACGCGGGAGGGGCCGGCGGCCATTTTGGCCGCTTCACGCCAAGTGGAAACCTACGATGACGAACTTGGATTCGAGCCGTATGAAGCGGGGATTTACACCCATCCCTCCTTGGAAATAACCACCAAGGGGCCAAAGGAGATGGTGGAACGTGTTTATCGGGCCGTTTTGCCCTTGGCGCGCAAGAAAAAGAAGGTGGCGATGCTGGGCGGGGAGCATTCCCTCACTTTCGGCACCGTTCGGGCCTACAAGCAGATTTACAAAAACCTTTCCGTTTTGCAAATCGACGCCCATGCCGATTTGCGTGATTCCTTTGAAGATTCCCCTTACAACCACGCCTGCGTGATGCGTCGGATAACCGAGCTTTGCCCCACGGTCGGCGTTGGCATCCGCAATTATTCGATAGACGAGGCCAAGTTCATCAAAGCCAAAAAAATCCCGGTCGTCTCCGCCTACAGTTTCATTTCCGGTGAGACCTCGATAGACGAAATTTTAGACCGCTTGACCGACACGGTCTACTTGACCTTTGATCTGGATGGTTTTGACCCCTCCTTTATGCCGGCGGTCGGCACGCCGGAGCCGGGAGGGGTGGGCTGGTATGAAACGCTCAAACTTTTACGTTTTTTGGCCGAGCGCAAGCGGGTGGTCGGCTTTGACGTAATGGAGCTTTGCCCCCTTCCCGGCCAGATTTCCTCCGATTTCATCGCGGCCAAGCTGGTTTATAAGATTATCGGGTATTTGGTGGCGGCGGGGAAACGTCCCGCGTAA
- a CDS encoding arginine decarboxylase, pyruvoyl-dependent yields MVILPKKIFLTKGVGKHKEQLSSFELALRSAGIARFNLVSVSSIFPPKCKIISKQEGLTYLYDGQVVFCVMARAATNEPNRLISSSVGLAVPQDRRQFGYLSEHHDYGMTEKKASDYAEDLAAEMLATTLGLEFDPNKGYDEKREIWKISGKIVRTRSITQSAEGDKNGLWTTVVAAGIFITE; encoded by the coding sequence ATGGTAATTCTGCCGAAAAAAATTTTTCTGACCAAGGGGGTGGGGAAGCACAAAGAGCAGCTATCCAGCTTCGAGCTGGCGCTGCGTTCGGCCGGCATCGCCCGGTTCAACCTGGTTTCGGTCTCCTCCATTTTCCCCCCCAAGTGCAAAATCATCAGCAAGCAGGAAGGGCTGACCTATTTGTACGACGGGCAGGTGGTTTTTTGCGTGATGGCCCGGGCGGCGACCAACGAGCCGAACCGGCTGATTTCCTCCTCCGTGGGGCTGGCCGTGCCGCAGGACCGGCGGCAGTTCGGCTATTTGTCCGAGCACCATGATTACGGGATGACCGAAAAGAAAGCCAGCGATTACGCCGAGGATCTGGCGGCGGAGATGCTGGCCACCACCTTGGGGCTGGAGTTTGACCCGAACAAAGGGTACGACGAAAAGCGGGAAATCTGGAAAATTTCCGGCAAAATCGTGCGCACCCGCTCCATCACCCAGTCGGCCGAGGGGGACAAAAATGGGCTTTGGACCACCGTCGTGGCAGCCGGGATTTTCATCACGGAATGA
- a CDS encoding O-antigen ligase family protein, whose translation MGTIRQLLWWGQLFGCYLFAFFAPFWTSGAEAGFALVLSCWVLDWLFELPRPFPASFLVFPTLVFFAVLFLSAIFGLSFSNSFVYISKQWVFLGIFFFALRFRDELVRRKAFVLLGISSGLVAVYSILQSFTGWDFNMIDPMESLGKHFRARGFFNVKLVFGLFFSLTALTFMALGWPRRKETLGKFFLSVAALCYLAVLFGAVRAGLLAIAVGLALYLLLSPEKKKAYLVGGVAFLTLSAWGINPALFSRFEIVQRFDMQAANPESRASIWQKSYEIFQDQPVLGVGTGNFRLAYGPKIKGMDTTFFGHAHNEFLNMLVCCGLFGLAAFLLFWKELIWRIWTNFRQNRASHYLLMGVVTVATYLVFTPFESALVHREVRMILFFLLGVSLATGEAKTA comes from the coding sequence ATGGGGACCATCCGCCAACTTTTATGGTGGGGGCAGCTTTTCGGCTGTTACCTTTTTGCTTTTTTCGCTCCTTTTTGGACTTCCGGAGCAGAGGCGGGTTTTGCCTTGGTGCTTTCCTGCTGGGTTTTGGATTGGCTTTTTGAATTGCCGCGCCCGTTTCCGGCCTCCTTTCTCGTTTTTCCGACATTGGTTTTCTTTGCGGTACTGTTTCTTTCCGCCATATTCGGACTTTCCTTTTCCAATTCGTTTGTTTACATCTCCAAACAGTGGGTATTTTTGGGGATTTTCTTTTTCGCCCTGCGATTTAGAGATGAACTCGTTCGGCGGAAAGCATTCGTGCTGCTTGGAATCTCCTCGGGGCTGGTAGCCGTTTATTCTATTCTACAGTCCTTTACCGGGTGGGATTTCAATATGATTGACCCGATGGAGTCGCTTGGAAAACACTTCCGGGCGCGCGGTTTTTTTAACGTCAAGCTGGTCTTTGGGCTTTTTTTCAGCTTGACGGCTCTGACCTTTATGGCGCTCGGCTGGCCGCGACGTAAAGAAACGCTCGGGAAGTTTTTTCTTTCCGTGGCCGCTCTTTGCTATCTGGCGGTGCTTTTCGGCGCCGTGCGGGCCGGGCTTTTGGCTATAGCGGTTGGGCTGGCTCTCTACCTTCTGCTTTCACCAGAAAAAAAGAAAGCTTATCTGGTTGGCGGTGTCGCCTTTTTGACGCTTTCCGCGTGGGGGATCAATCCGGCCCTGTTTTCCCGCTTCGAAATCGTGCAACGATTCGATATGCAGGCCGCCAATCCGGAAAGCCGGGCCTCGATTTGGCAGAAAAGCTACGAAATTTTCCAGGACCAGCCGGTTCTGGGGGTCGGCACGGGGAATTTCCGGCTGGCCTACGGCCCGAAAATAAAAGGGATGGATACCACCTTCTTCGGCCATGCCCATAACGAATTTCTAAACATGCTCGTTTGTTGCGGGCTTTTCGGGCTGGCGGCCTTTCTTTTATTCTGGAAGGAACTGATTTGGCGCATTTGGACAAATTTCCGGCAGAACCGGGCCTCCCACTATCTTTTGATGGGAGTTGTGACCGTTGCGACCTACCTGGTCTTCACGCCGTTTGAATCCGCACTCGTGCACCGCGAAGTGCGGATGATACTTTTTTTCCTTCTGGGTGTGAGTTTGGCGACGGGGGAGGCAAAAACGGCGTGA
- a CDS encoding SIS domain-containing protein produces MEEWAAAYRLLYSALKAGKKILLCGNGGSAADCQHFAAELVVRLRKRKLQKARPAIALTTDSSILTATGNDLGFEKLFSRQVEALGATGDVLVAISTSGNSANVLEAVRMARKERLKVIALTGTNGGKLGKLADLWVAVPSVDTQRIQEMHITILHFWGEALEAALSR; encoded by the coding sequence ATCGAAGAATGGGCGGCCGCTTACCGGCTGCTTTATTCGGCCTTGAAAGCGGGCAAAAAAATCCTTCTATGCGGCAACGGCGGCTCGGCGGCCGACTGCCAGCATTTTGCGGCCGAGCTGGTCGTCCGCTTGCGCAAGAGAAAACTGCAGAAAGCCCGCCCGGCCATCGCGTTGACCACCGACAGCTCTATTTTGACCGCCACGGGCAACGATTTGGGATTTGAAAAGCTTTTTTCCCGCCAGGTGGAGGCCCTGGGTGCTACTGGTGACGTTTTGGTGGCGATTTCCACCTCCGGCAATTCGGCCAACGTGCTCGAAGCGGTGCGTATGGCCCGAAAAGAACGGTTGAAAGTCATCGCGCTGACCGGCACAAACGGCGGAAAGCTGGGAAAGCTGGCGGACTTGTGGGTCGCCGTTCCCTCCGTCGATACCCAGCGGATTCAGGAAATGCATATCACCATCCTCCATTTCTGGGGTGAGGCGCTGGAAGCGGCCCTTTCCCGGTAA
- a CDS encoding geranylgeranylglyceryl/heptaprenylglyceryl phosphate synthase — protein sequence MGVFQHLTNELKKKRGLFFLLLDPDRKAAAELACQAEVAQKAGADAVLVGSSMLVNSQFDEAVAAIKQKISIPLVLFPGNSNQIAPKADAVLFLSLLSGRNPDFLIGEQVKGAPLVKKYGLEPIPTGYLLIESGKTTSVEYVSDTRPIPRDKPDIACSHALAAEYFGMKLVYLEAGSGSATSVPDEVISAVSSFVSLPVIAGGGIKTPEEAASKVRAGAKIVVAGNQFEKNDSGRFLSEFAAACHKG from the coding sequence ATGGGTGTCTTTCAACACCTCACCAATGAACTGAAAAAAAAACGGGGGCTTTTCTTTTTGCTTTTGGACCCGGACAGAAAAGCCGCCGCCGAGTTGGCTTGTCAGGCGGAAGTGGCCCAAAAGGCCGGAGCGGATGCTGTTTTGGTCGGCTCCTCCATGCTGGTCAATTCCCAGTTCGACGAGGCGGTGGCGGCCATCAAGCAGAAAATTTCGATCCCCCTCGTTCTTTTTCCCGGCAATTCCAACCAGATTGCGCCAAAAGCGGATGCCGTTTTATTTTTGTCGCTTCTTTCCGGACGCAATCCGGATTTTTTAATCGGCGAACAGGTGAAAGGGGCGCCTTTGGTCAAAAAATACGGTTTGGAGCCGATTCCGACCGGGTATTTGCTCATCGAATCGGGGAAAACGACATCGGTTGAATACGTTTCCGACACCCGGCCGATTCCGCGCGACAAGCCGGACATCGCCTGTTCGCATGCCTTGGCCGCCGAATATTTCGGGATGAAACTGGTCTATCTGGAAGCTGGCTCCGGTTCGGCAACCTCCGTGCCGGACGAGGTTATTTCCGCAGTTTCGTCTTTCGTCTCACTTCCGGTCATTGCTGGAGGAGGCATCAAAACGCCGGAGGAGGCGGCCTCGAAGGTTCGTGCCGGGGCTAAGATTGTCGTGGCGGGAAATCAGTTTGAAAAAAATGATTCAGGCCGGTTTTTGAGCGAATTTGCCGCCGCCTGCCATAAGGGATAG